The following proteins are co-located in the Nitrospira sp. genome:
- a CDS encoding PilZ domain-containing protein, which produces MIECREHPRVPVEAQVLFSTTNNTDIRQGTMFDISAGGCAVTSTVPINPGAGVQLLIRATDLGSAITVQAATVRWACHGEFGVEFLNLTELDRSRLQRFLHVVKPPAAS; this is translated from the coding sequence ATGATCGAGTGCCGCGAGCATCCGCGTGTGCCGGTTGAAGCCCAAGTGTTATTTTCCACAACCAACAACACCGACATCCGCCAAGGCACGATGTTCGACATCTCCGCCGGAGGGTGCGCCGTCACCAGCACCGTGCCGATCAACCCCGGCGCCGGGGTCCAACTCCTCATTCGCGCCACCGATTTGGGGTCGGCCATCACCGTACAGGCCGCTACCGTGCGGTGGGCCTGCCACGGCGAATTCGGAGTCGAATTTCTGAACCTGACCGAGCTGGATCGAAGCCGCCTGCAGCGATTCCTTCACGTCGTGAAGCCGCCGGCGGCGTCATAA
- a CDS encoding glutamine--tRNA ligase/YqeY domain fusion protein — MTDPTPTAPSDFIRDLVSADRAAGKHAGRVVTRFPPEPNGYLHIGHAKSICLNFGIAKEHPGGICHLRFDDTNPTTEDPEYVEAIQDDVHWLGFDWQGKMFFASDYFEQLYGFAVVLIQKGKAYVDSLTAEHMREYRGTLTEPGTNSPYRTRTVEDNLDLFRRMRAGEFPDGTHVLRAKIDMASPNINLRDPVLYRIRHAAHYRTGTQWCIYPAYDFAHPLSDAIEGITHSICTLEFEDHRPLYDWVVAEADAPHRPQQIEFARLNLTCAVMSKRKLLELVGKKLVAGWDDPRIPTIKGLRRRGYTAEAIRAFCEHIGVAKRDAVVEMQLLEYFIREDLNKRSPRVMAVLNPLKVVIENYPEDSVEEMEAVNNPEDPSAGTRRVPFSRVLYIEQDDFREDPPKQFFRLAPGREVRLRYAYIVKCTGVVKDPQTGAITELRCTYDPDTKSGSSQEQRKVKATIHWVSAAHAVPAEVRLYNPLLTTDLAKIPPDQDWTQSLNPQSLERLTGCLVEPSLKQAQAGARFQFERTGYFCVDPDSSQTGLVFNRTVSLKDAWAKIEKAQKTT, encoded by the coding sequence ATGACCGATCCGACTCCAACCGCACCGTCAGATTTTATCCGCGACCTCGTATCCGCGGACCGTGCGGCCGGCAAACATGCCGGGCGCGTGGTCACCCGCTTCCCCCCGGAACCGAACGGCTACCTGCACATCGGCCATGCCAAATCCATTTGCCTGAATTTTGGCATCGCCAAGGAACATCCCGGCGGCATCTGCCACCTCCGGTTCGACGACACCAACCCCACCACCGAAGATCCGGAATACGTCGAGGCCATTCAAGACGACGTGCACTGGCTGGGCTTCGACTGGCAGGGGAAAATGTTTTTCGCCTCCGATTATTTCGAGCAACTCTACGGCTTCGCCGTCGTCCTGATTCAAAAGGGCAAGGCCTATGTCGATAGCCTGACCGCGGAGCACATGCGCGAATATCGTGGCACGCTGACGGAGCCCGGCACGAACAGCCCCTATAGAACCCGCACCGTCGAAGACAATCTCGATCTGTTCCGGCGCATGCGCGCCGGCGAATTCCCGGATGGCACGCATGTGCTGCGCGCCAAAATCGACATGGCCTCGCCCAACATCAATCTGCGCGATCCCGTGCTGTATCGCATCCGGCATGCCGCTCATTACCGGACCGGCACCCAGTGGTGCATCTATCCGGCCTACGACTTTGCCCATCCGCTCTCGGACGCGATCGAAGGAATCACCCACTCCATCTGCACCCTGGAATTCGAAGATCATCGCCCGCTCTACGACTGGGTCGTGGCCGAAGCGGACGCGCCGCATCGCCCGCAGCAAATTGAATTCGCCCGGCTCAATCTGACCTGTGCCGTCATGAGCAAGCGCAAGCTGCTCGAACTGGTGGGCAAGAAACTCGTCGCGGGCTGGGACGATCCGCGCATCCCGACCATCAAGGGGCTGCGGCGGCGCGGCTACACCGCCGAAGCCATTCGCGCCTTCTGCGAGCACATCGGCGTCGCCAAGCGCGACGCAGTCGTGGAAATGCAGCTGCTTGAATATTTCATCCGCGAGGACTTGAACAAACGGTCGCCGCGCGTCATGGCGGTGCTCAATCCTTTGAAAGTCGTCATCGAGAACTATCCCGAGGACAGCGTCGAGGAAATGGAAGCCGTGAACAATCCCGAAGACCCGTCGGCCGGGACCAGGCGCGTGCCCTTTTCGCGGGTCCTGTACATCGAGCAGGACGATTTCCGCGAAGATCCGCCGAAACAATTCTTCCGCTTGGCGCCCGGACGCGAAGTCCGCTTGCGCTACGCCTATATCGTGAAATGCACCGGCGTCGTCAAAGATCCGCAGACCGGCGCCATCACCGAATTGCGCTGCACCTACGATCCCGATACCAAGAGCGGATCGTCGCAGGAACAGCGCAAAGTGAAAGCGACCATTCACTGGGTGTCCGCCGCCCATGCCGTGCCGGCCGAAGTGCGCCTCTACAACCCGTTGCTCACAACCGACCTGGCGAAGATTCCCCCGGACCAGGATTGGACACAGTCGCTCAACCCCCAGTCGCTCGAACGCCTCACCGGCTGCCTGGTCGAGCCCAGCCTGAAACAAGCGCAAGCCGGCGCGCGTTTTCAATTTGAACGGACGGGATATTTCTGCGTCGATCCGGACAGCTCACAGACCGGCCTGGTCTTCAATCGAACGGTCTCGCTGAAAGATGCCTGGGCCAAGATCGAGAAGGCCCAAAAGACCACCTGA
- a CDS encoding response regulator, which yields MGAKILVIEDGADSWQLLSSILRAHQYQPLWAADGVQALSEARKHQPDAILLDLGLPGGDGFLILQRLKSNQLLQAIPVIIVTARDREMAEHKARRYGAAAFLPKPVKADTLIAAIRGVLGQHTGESSPHDSMAWVAMRKNQRIEGSMPIRYSGTMIAGEGTITDLSLSGSRIAGNVPVLAGMVLTLQLFVPGDPEPVLIDRATVQWAKESAFGVDFGALPPKTAARIAQAISTLITMQRDSSRQK from the coding sequence ATGGGAGCAAAGATTCTGGTCATCGAAGATGGGGCCGATAGCTGGCAATTGCTCAGTTCGATTTTACGCGCACACCAGTATCAGCCTCTATGGGCGGCAGACGGAGTTCAGGCCCTGAGCGAGGCCCGGAAGCACCAGCCCGACGCCATTCTCTTGGATCTGGGCCTGCCGGGAGGAGACGGGTTTCTCATTCTCCAGCGGCTGAAGAGCAACCAACTGCTCCAGGCCATTCCGGTAATTATCGTGACCGCGCGCGATCGTGAGATGGCGGAGCACAAGGCACGGCGGTACGGAGCCGCCGCCTTCCTCCCCAAGCCCGTGAAGGCGGACACATTGATCGCAGCGATCCGCGGCGTGCTCGGCCAACACACGGGAGAGAGCTCCCCCCACGACAGCATGGCCTGGGTCGCCATGCGGAAGAACCAACGGATCGAGGGATCGATGCCGATAAGGTATAGCGGGACCATGATTGCCGGGGAAGGAACGATCACCGATCTTTCACTGAGCGGGAGCCGCATCGCCGGGAATGTGCCGGTTTTAGCCGGAATGGTCCTCACCCTGCAGCTATTTGTGCCGGGGGACCCGGAGCCGGTGCTCATCGATCGCGCGACCGTGCAATGGGCCAAAGAGTCCGCCTTCGGGGTAGACTTCGGTGCACTCCCGCCGAAAACGGCTGCACGAATCGCACAGGCCATCTCCACGCTCATCACGATGCAGCGCGACTCATCCCGCCAGAAATAA
- a CDS encoding deoxyhypusine synthase family protein — translation MGAREFHDGAKDGLEALEPLDPEKIGSFDELLVAMGKTAFGGRRLGEAYEVLSAMFDDRDCKVVMTLSGAMTIAKMGKIVSTMIDMGMVHCVVSTGALIAHGLSESVGKTHYRVKPSMSDEELFKKGYNRVYDTLEMETNLNYVEQVVSQTMKRVDPATMLSSEMLTRELGKTLAEEFDGAGILKSAYLKNVPVYIPAFTDSEMGLDVGTWAMGRVIDQTRPKHKQGGDLGLLQDLHHAYPSFNPYLDLNSYAGRMLSAKKLGIFTIGGGVPRNWAQQVGPYVEISNHRLGMDVQPPRFQYGVRICPEPDYWGGLSGCTYQEGISWGKFVPPAEGGRFAEVLSDATIVWPLLMMGLLERRRAAGKRTA, via the coding sequence ATGGGTGCACGCGAATTTCATGACGGGGCGAAGGACGGCTTAGAAGCGCTGGAGCCGCTGGATCCGGAGAAAATCGGGTCGTTTGACGAGCTGCTCGTAGCGATGGGGAAGACGGCGTTCGGCGGCCGCCGATTGGGCGAGGCCTACGAGGTGCTGTCGGCGATGTTCGATGACCGTGATTGCAAGGTGGTCATGACGCTGTCCGGCGCCATGACGATTGCCAAGATGGGGAAGATCGTCAGCACGATGATCGATATGGGCATGGTGCATTGTGTGGTCTCCACCGGCGCGCTGATCGCGCATGGCTTGAGCGAATCGGTTGGCAAGACGCACTATCGTGTGAAGCCGTCGATGTCCGATGAGGAGCTGTTCAAGAAGGGCTATAACCGCGTCTACGACACGCTGGAGATGGAGACGAACCTCAATTATGTCGAGCAGGTCGTCTCGCAGACGATGAAGCGGGTCGATCCGGCGACGATGCTGTCCTCGGAAATGCTCACGCGCGAACTGGGCAAGACGCTGGCGGAAGAATTCGACGGCGCCGGGATTTTGAAAAGCGCCTATCTTAAGAATGTGCCGGTCTACATTCCGGCCTTCACCGATTCGGAGATGGGGCTCGATGTCGGGACCTGGGCCATGGGCCGGGTGATTGATCAGACGCGTCCGAAGCATAAGCAGGGGGGCGATCTGGGGTTGTTGCAGGACCTGCATCATGCGTATCCGTCCTTTAACCCGTATCTCGATCTGAATAGCTATGCCGGGCGCATGTTGTCCGCCAAGAAGCTCGGGATCTTTACGATCGGTGGCGGCGTGCCGCGCAATTGGGCGCAGCAGGTCGGCCCCTATGTTGAGATCAGCAACCATCGGTTGGGCATGGATGTTCAGCCGCCGCGGTTTCAGTACGGCGTGCGGATTTGTCCGGAGCCGGACTACTGGGGCGGGTTGAGCGGCTGCACCTATCAAGAAGGGATTTCCTGGGGCAAGTTTGTGCCTCCCGCTGAGGGCGGCCGGTTTGCCGAAGTGTTGAGCGATGCCACGATTGTCTGGCCGTTGCTGATGATGGGGCTGCTGGAGCGCCGGCGCGCAGCCGGCAAGCGGACCGCATGA
- a CDS encoding thioredoxin domain-containing protein yields MSRFGGRTAAWLLLGVLAWSPSVGAKEAGESDGRVRGQAKAPVTLIEYSDFTCGYCLKFFQETWPKIQARYVETGKVKFIYRDYPRADQGPGVEAAVAARCAGGQGKYWAMHDRLFAEGGRLDQAVILRHATAIGLNLPAFERCMKDKASLASIFADRDEANRWGFHGTPGFILMRTAIEPTEKEPAIAIPGAFPFELFAEEIDRLLANKP; encoded by the coding sequence ATGAGCCGGTTCGGCGGTCGAACGGCTGCATGGCTCTTGCTCGGGGTGCTCGCCTGGTCACCGTCGGTTGGCGCCAAGGAGGCGGGGGAGTCCGATGGCCGGGTCAGGGGGCAAGCCAAGGCCCCGGTAACGCTGATTGAGTATTCGGACTTTACCTGTGGCTATTGCCTGAAGTTTTTCCAGGAGACCTGGCCGAAGATTCAGGCGCGCTACGTCGAGACCGGGAAGGTCAAATTTATCTACCGCGACTATCCCCGGGCCGATCAAGGGCCTGGCGTCGAGGCGGCGGTGGCGGCCCGTTGTGCCGGTGGGCAAGGGAAGTATTGGGCGATGCACGATCGGCTGTTCGCGGAGGGGGGGCGGCTGGATCAAGCGGTGATTCTGCGCCATGCCACCGCCATCGGGTTGAATCTGCCGGCGTTTGAGCGTTGCATGAAAGACAAGGCGTCCCTGGCCTCGATCTTCGCGGACCGGGACGAGGCGAATCGCTGGGGCTTTCATGGCACGCCCGGGTTTATTCTCATGCGGACGGCCATCGAACCGACGGAGAAGGAGCCGGCCATTGCGATTCCCGGCGCGTTCCCGTTCGAGCTGTTTGCCGAAGAGATCGATCGGCTGCTGGCCAATAAGCCGTAG
- a CDS encoding aldehyde dehydrogenase family protein: MQGPRPFLVNGEWTPGATTARVTNPFNGQLIAEVCQAGEADAEAAMASSAAAAPIMGKLSSHARYNMLQEIAALIYKRRDEFAQTITAEAGKPIADAKREVSRSIQTFTVAAEEAKRIPGEVVPLDWTPNTESFLGMLRRFPIGPVLGITPFNFPLNLVAHKVAPALAAGNPILIKPAPQTPLTALLLGEVALAAGVPPGGLNVLPCDNAVAERLVIDPRFKLLSFTGSAAVGWMLKARCGKKKVTLELGGNAGVIIEPDADLDLAAQRCAAGGFGYAGQTCISVQRILVHHSVADAFSTKLLLQVARVKAGDPTDETTVVGPLINEAATQRVEGWIEEAVAQGARVLLGGKRRGSVLEATVLTNVKPEMKVSCQEVFGPVVTVSSYRQLNDAIAELNRSDYGLQAGIFTQDINKIFHAFRHLEVGGVLANEIPTFRADHMPYGGVKDSGLGREGVRAAIEDMTEPRLLVLNLKEPAGG, translated from the coding sequence TTGCAGGGGCCACGACCTTTTCTTGTCAATGGCGAATGGACGCCCGGCGCAACGACAGCGCGGGTCACGAATCCGTTCAACGGACAGCTGATCGCGGAGGTGTGCCAGGCCGGAGAGGCCGATGCCGAAGCGGCGATGGCCTCGTCCGCCGCCGCCGCGCCTATCATGGGCAAGTTGTCATCCCATGCCCGCTACAATATGTTGCAAGAGATCGCGGCGCTGATCTATAAACGGCGCGACGAGTTCGCGCAGACCATCACGGCTGAAGCGGGCAAACCCATTGCCGATGCCAAGCGTGAAGTCAGCCGCTCCATTCAAACCTTTACCGTCGCGGCGGAAGAGGCGAAGCGCATTCCCGGCGAAGTGGTGCCGCTGGATTGGACTCCGAACACCGAGTCATTTCTGGGCATGTTGCGCCGGTTCCCCATCGGGCCGGTTCTCGGGATCACTCCGTTCAATTTCCCGCTGAATCTCGTGGCGCACAAGGTAGCTCCGGCGCTGGCGGCCGGCAATCCGATCCTCATCAAGCCCGCCCCCCAGACGCCGCTGACAGCGCTGCTACTGGGTGAGGTGGCGCTGGCGGCCGGTGTGCCGCCCGGCGGCCTCAACGTGCTGCCCTGCGACAATGCGGTCGCCGAACGGCTGGTGATCGATCCCCGGTTCAAGCTGCTGAGTTTTACCGGCAGCGCGGCGGTGGGGTGGATGTTGAAGGCCAGGTGCGGGAAGAAAAAAGTGACGCTCGAGCTGGGCGGGAACGCCGGCGTGATCATCGAGCCGGACGCGGATCTCGACCTCGCGGCGCAACGCTGCGCGGCGGGCGGATTTGGCTATGCGGGGCAGACCTGTATTTCGGTGCAGCGTATTCTGGTTCACCACTCGGTGGCCGACGCCTTTTCGACGAAGTTGCTGCTGCAAGTGGCGCGAGTGAAGGCCGGAGATCCCACGGACGAGACGACGGTCGTGGGGCCGTTGATCAATGAGGCGGCGACGCAGCGGGTCGAAGGATGGATTGAAGAAGCCGTGGCTCAAGGCGCCAGGGTCTTGCTGGGAGGGAAGCGCCGGGGCTCGGTGCTGGAAGCGACGGTCTTGACCAATGTGAAGCCGGAGATGAAGGTGTCCTGCCAGGAAGTGTTTGGGCCGGTTGTGACGGTGTCGTCCTACCGGCAGCTGAACGATGCCATTGCGGAGCTGAATCGCTCCGATTACGGGCTCCAGGCGGGCATTTTCACACAGGACATCAATAAGATCTTCCACGCCTTTCGCCATCTGGAGGTCGGGGGCGTCCTGGCCAACGAAATTCCCACGTTCCGTGCCGATCACATGCCCTATGGTGGGGTGAAGGATTCCGGGCTGGGGCGGGAAGGGGTGCGGGCGGCGATTGAAGATATGACCGAGCCCCGGTTGCTGGTCCTGAATCTCAAGGAGCCGGCCGGAGGGTAG
- a CDS encoding arginine decarboxylase, pyruvoyl-dependent encodes MVPTHMFLTRGVGVHKEKLASFEQALRSAGVAYCNLVTVSSILPPNCKIVPRKRGEKLLNPGEITFCVMARSETNERNRLVSASIGLAIPTDRDTYGYLSEHHAHGETDEETGEYTEDLAAQMLATTLGVEFDPNSAWKEREQVFKMGGQIVRTLNITQSAVGKAGKWTTVVALAVFIPSENLPKRERR; translated from the coding sequence ATGGTACCTACACATATGTTTCTGACACGAGGGGTAGGGGTCCACAAAGAGAAGCTCGCTTCCTTTGAGCAGGCCCTCCGCAGCGCCGGCGTGGCGTATTGCAACCTGGTGACGGTGTCGTCCATTCTGCCGCCGAATTGCAAGATTGTCCCGCGGAAGCGCGGTGAAAAGCTCTTGAACCCCGGTGAAATCACGTTTTGCGTGATGGCACGTTCGGAAACGAACGAGCGCAACCGCCTCGTGTCAGCCTCCATTGGGCTGGCGATTCCCACGGACCGGGATACCTACGGGTATCTGTCCGAGCACCATGCGCACGGCGAAACGGATGAGGAAACGGGCGAATATACCGAGGACCTGGCCGCCCAGATGCTGGCAACGACCTTGGGGGTTGAATTCGATCCGAACAGCGCGTGGAAAGAGCGCGAACAAGTGTTCAAAATGGGCGGGCAGATCGTGCGGACGCTCAACATCACCCAGTCCGCCGTCGGCAAGGCCGGCAAGTGGACGACGGTGGTCGCGCTGGCGGTCTTTATCCCATCAGAAAATCTGCCGAAGCGGGAGCGGCGCTAG
- the speB gene encoding agmatinase, with protein MALPSGWEGAEGNFLGIDEPWCHPGQAGVYVLPAPYEHTSSYILGSDRGPSAIIEASHQVEFYDEQLGYEPFREWKGIATATPLDLKGQVDGAAVDAIEAFVAPHVGTGRLLVTLTGEHTGALGAIRAHAKRYPDLCVVQIDAHGDLRQAYEGNPFSHASVMARVVDDGHPLVQVGIRSICQEEVQRIKSTDRIATFFAASILDPSGPYEGKASRWVPEVVAACKGPVYLTFDCDGLDASIIPALGTPEPGGLGWYDTLHLITALANGPGIVGMDISEIAPIDGFVAPQFSIARLIYRMLGRIKAGRRVH; from the coding sequence GTGGCGCTGCCATCGGGTTGGGAAGGGGCGGAGGGTAATTTTCTCGGGATCGATGAGCCCTGGTGCCATCCCGGCCAAGCGGGGGTCTATGTCCTGCCCGCGCCCTACGAGCATACCTCCAGTTATATTCTTGGGTCGGATCGCGGCCCGTCCGCCATTATTGAAGCCTCGCATCAGGTCGAGTTTTACGACGAGCAGCTTGGCTACGAACCCTTTCGAGAATGGAAGGGCATCGCGACCGCGACGCCGCTCGATCTCAAGGGGCAGGTCGATGGCGCCGCCGTGGATGCCATCGAAGCCTTTGTCGCGCCCCATGTGGGCACCGGCCGGTTGCTCGTGACGCTGACGGGGGAGCATACCGGGGCGTTGGGGGCGATTAGAGCGCATGCGAAACGCTATCCGGATCTCTGTGTGGTGCAAATCGATGCGCACGGCGATTTGCGCCAGGCCTACGAAGGCAATCCCTTCAGCCATGCCAGCGTGATGGCGCGGGTCGTCGATGACGGACACCCGCTGGTGCAGGTGGGCATCCGGTCGATTTGCCAGGAAGAGGTGCAACGGATCAAATCGACGGATCGCATCGCGACTTTCTTTGCCGCCTCGATCCTCGATCCGTCCGGGCCCTATGAAGGCAAGGCCTCGCGCTGGGTTCCCGAGGTGGTGGCGGCCTGCAAGGGGCCGGTGTATCTGACGTTCGATTGCGACGGCTTGGATGCGTCCATCATTCCCGCGCTGGGCACGCCGGAGCCGGGTGGCCTGGGCTGGTACGATACGCTGCACCTGATCACGGCGCTGGCCAATGGCCCCGGTATTGTGGGGATGGACATCAGCGAAATTGCGCCGATCGACGGGTTCGTGGCCCCGCAGTTTTCGATCGCCCGGTTGATTTACCGCATGCTGGGCCGGATCAAGGCCGGCCGCCGCGTCCATTAG
- a CDS encoding pseudouridine synthase: MSRESDHAPPASPSIRINKFFTQHGICSRREADALIESGRVTINGRTAKLGDQVSQADVIARDGTVIPWGQAFTYIKYHKPVGVTTTSEPHVPRNIIAEIGHPERIFPIGRLDKDSSGLILLTNDGNIVNEILRTEFGHEREYVVEVDHPFDDAFLTQMAAGVMVLGSMTKPCRMERVRANRFRIVLTEGRNRQIRRMCQALGYRVTGLHRVRIMHIGIEGLGVGRWNVLTDEERMHLFRAVGRAAS, from the coding sequence ATGTCGCGCGAATCTGACCACGCGCCTCCAGCCTCTCCATCCATCCGGATCAACAAATTTTTCACCCAGCATGGGATTTGTTCGCGCCGTGAGGCCGATGCCCTCATCGAATCCGGGCGGGTGACGATCAATGGGCGGACGGCCAAGCTGGGCGACCAGGTGAGCCAGGCCGATGTGATTGCTCGTGACGGCACCGTCATCCCATGGGGGCAGGCCTTCACCTACATCAAGTATCACAAGCCGGTCGGCGTGACGACGACGAGCGAACCGCACGTGCCGCGCAATATCATCGCAGAAATCGGGCATCCCGAGCGCATCTTCCCCATTGGCCGGTTGGACAAGGATTCGTCCGGTCTCATCTTGCTCACGAACGACGGGAATATCGTCAATGAGATTTTGCGGACCGAGTTTGGCCACGAGCGGGAATATGTCGTGGAGGTCGATCATCCGTTCGATGACGCGTTTTTGACGCAGATGGCCGCCGGAGTAATGGTGCTGGGGAGTATGACCAAGCCTTGCCGTATGGAGCGTGTGCGGGCGAACCGGTTCCGGATCGTGCTGACGGAGGGCCGCAATCGTCAGATCCGCCGCATGTGCCAGGCGCTGGGATATCGTGTGACGGGCCTGCATCGTGTGCGGATCATGCACATCGGCATCGAGGGGCTTGGGGTCGGACGATGGAACGTGCTGACGGATGAGGAGCGAATGCACCTGTTTCGGGCGGTCGGCAGGGCGGCGAGTTAG
- a CDS encoding MCP four helix bundle domain-containing protein produces the protein MGLLNHLPIPKPRGSQLFISLLIAALGWYSGQALSQVDQDLRIMYTEYTLGAADLAHISADTMRYRNTIIRALEADSQKDFERITESLPTQRAKIQHAIDRYAAAGLRVSRSGRSEPEDIEAVRRSLDQYFSVASTTIQLLTQEWTVASPAEREALRRKAEEHASDNAGPKMIQVSLALDRLLDTVAEVAKDMRDEGTRTIQTSSELLVGGSFCIAFLNLFLGRRRRDDEEPAATHQPAITDAGTLGDSSAPPPPALPSDAR, from the coding sequence GTGGGACTGCTCAACCATCTACCGATTCCCAAACCCCGCGGCTCCCAGCTCTTCATCAGCCTGCTGATTGCCGCGCTCGGCTGGTACAGCGGCCAGGCCCTGAGCCAGGTCGACCAAGACTTGCGCATCATGTACACGGAATACACCCTGGGCGCCGCCGACCTGGCCCACATCTCAGCCGATACGATGCGGTACCGCAATACCATCATTCGTGCGCTGGAGGCCGACAGCCAGAAAGATTTTGAGCGCATCACCGAGTCGCTCCCGACCCAGCGAGCCAAGATTCAGCACGCCATCGACCGGTATGCCGCCGCCGGATTGCGCGTGTCGCGCAGCGGACGGAGCGAACCCGAAGACATCGAAGCGGTCCGAAGGAGCCTCGATCAATACTTCTCCGTCGCCAGCACCACCATCCAGCTCTTAACGCAAGAATGGACGGTCGCCTCCCCCGCGGAGCGAGAGGCCCTGAGGAGAAAAGCCGAGGAGCATGCCTCGGACAATGCGGGGCCGAAAATGATCCAGGTCAGCCTGGCGCTCGACCGGCTCTTGGATACCGTCGCCGAGGTGGCGAAAGACATGCGCGATGAGGGAACCAGGACGATCCAAACCAGCAGTGAACTGCTGGTGGGGGGAAGTTTCTGTATCGCCTTTCTGAACCTCTTCCTTGGACGACGCAGGCGTGACGACGAGGAACCAGCGGCCACTCATCAGCCGGCCATCACCGATGCCGGCACGCTAGGGGATTCGTCGGCTCCGCCGCCCCCTGCTCTCCCGAGCGACGCCCGCTAA
- a CDS encoding ATP-binding cassette domain-containing protein, translated as MAQSHSDNQPNLFQAMLGHLGLLFRLERRILALIFSYSLAIGLFSLIVPLTVQELVNTFAFAIQPITIVTLSGIMITGLAFVGAFKTLQYYAVEVLERRIFARITIAMTQQLPQMQFYGFKPRFANYFLETVLIQRALSVLLVDLINVVVGGAVGMSILVFYHPYFLLFNILLLVGFNIVFFLMSHGGLRTTIDVSHAKYNTLHWIQEISYNLLHFKATDSQPLLMQKSDRLVETYVQARRARFTILARQYLSAVGWQAIVHGGLIATAGWLISIGQLTIGQLVAAEVVVSGLLTNFDAVVKRMGHVYYFMTGLAELDAFFSHPKDQVSAELSAPLPDPAIHGIRLTCKGLAMAHPGVPPIFEHFDLEATPGEKIGIYASTTLAKTALARVLAGLEPPTHGVIRYNGVDLRHLDPLAINRCRGFILDSQLSLFEGTIEENIVLGRPYVPYADVRWALRFTELEEEIDAMPQGIKTHIRAPGKILAPTHIMRILLARAILAKPQILIFDGILHALQPALRETLIRRLCSKDESWSVVFVSNDPNLTPHVDRRLILE; from the coding sequence ATGGCGCAAAGCCATTCCGACAACCAGCCGAACCTCTTTCAAGCCATGCTGGGGCACCTGGGGCTCCTGTTCCGGCTGGAACGGCGCATCCTCGCCCTCATTTTCTCCTACTCGCTGGCCATCGGGCTCTTCTCCCTCATCGTGCCGCTGACCGTCCAGGAACTGGTCAACACCTTTGCCTTTGCCATTCAGCCCATTACGATCGTGACCCTGTCCGGCATCATGATCACCGGCTTGGCCTTCGTGGGCGCCTTCAAAACGCTCCAGTACTATGCCGTGGAAGTGCTGGAGCGGCGGATTTTCGCCCGCATCACGATCGCCATGACCCAGCAACTGCCCCAAATGCAGTTTTACGGGTTCAAGCCCCGGTTCGCCAACTACTTCCTGGAAACGGTCCTCATCCAGCGAGCGCTCTCCGTCCTGCTCGTGGATTTGATCAATGTCGTGGTCGGCGGCGCGGTCGGCATGTCGATCCTCGTCTTCTATCACCCGTATTTTCTGCTCTTCAACATCCTGCTGCTCGTCGGATTCAACATCGTCTTTTTCCTCATGTCCCACGGGGGGCTGCGCACCACCATCGACGTGTCCCATGCGAAATACAATACGCTGCATTGGATACAAGAAATCTCCTACAACCTGCTGCACTTCAAAGCCACCGACAGCCAGCCGCTCCTGATGCAGAAATCCGACCGGCTGGTCGAGACCTATGTGCAGGCCCGGCGCGCGCGGTTCACGATTCTGGCCCGCCAATACCTGAGCGCTGTGGGCTGGCAAGCCATCGTCCACGGCGGATTGATCGCCACGGCCGGCTGGCTCATTTCCATCGGCCAATTGACGATCGGCCAATTGGTGGCCGCCGAAGTGGTGGTCAGCGGCTTGTTGACCAACTTCGACGCGGTCGTGAAACGGATGGGGCACGTCTACTACTTCATGACCGGCCTTGCGGAGCTGGACGCCTTTTTCTCGCATCCCAAGGACCAGGTTTCCGCGGAACTGTCGGCCCCGCTGCCGGACCCGGCGATCCATGGCATCCGGCTCACCTGTAAAGGCCTGGCCATGGCCCATCCCGGTGTCCCTCCTATCTTTGAACACTTCGATCTGGAGGCCACTCCCGGAGAAAAAATCGGGATCTATGCCAGCACCACCCTCGCGAAAACCGCTCTGGCCCGCGTGCTGGCCGGACTCGAACCCCCCACCCATGGCGTCATCCGCTATAACGGGGTCGATCTCCGCCATCTGGACCCCTTGGCCATCAATCGCTGCCGGGGATTCATTCTCGACTCCCAACTCTCCCTCTTTGAGGGCACGATCGAAGAAAACATTGTCCTCGGCCGACCCTACGTTCCCTATGCCGATGTGCGGTGGGCGCTGCGCTTCACCGAGTTGGAAGAAGAGATCGATGCCATGCCGCAGGGCATCAAAACCCATATCCGGGCTCCCGGGAAAATCCTGGCTCCGACCCACATCATGCGAATTCTCCTGGCCCGCGCCATTCTCGCCAAGCCGCAGATCTTGATTTTTGACGGCATCCTGCACGCGCTCCAACCGGCCCTGCGGGAAACCCTCATTCGGCGCCTCTGTTCAAAAGATGAATCCTGGTCGGTGGTGTTCGTTTCGAACGATCCCAACCTCACCCCGCACGTCGATCGCCGTCTCATTCTTGAGTGA